Proteins encoded within one genomic window of Felis catus isolate Fca126 chromosome C1, F.catus_Fca126_mat1.0, whole genome shotgun sequence:
- the ZBTB17 gene encoding zinc finger and BTB domain-containing protein 17 isoform X4, with amino-acid sequence MYTAKLSLSPENVDDVLAVASFLQMQDIVTACHALKSLAEPAGSPGETTVASATEGGDKRAKEEKAAAAVLSEPDPAGSGPPTGPDREPKEERGGQAESTASGAEQTEKADAPREPPSVEPKPDPTSSMAAAEAEAALSESSEQEMEVEPARKGEEQEDEGAAAAEVKEEGPPLEKGEPPEESEESASTDSGQELGTEARGPRSGTYGDRTESKAYGSVIHKCEDCGKEFTHTGNFKRHIRIHTGEKPFSCRECSKAFSDPAACKAHEKTHSPLKPYGCEECGKSYRLISLLNLHKKRHSGEARYRCGDCGKLFTTSGNLKRHQLVHSGEKPYQCDYCGRSFSDPTSKMRHLETHDTDKEHKCPHCDKKFNQVGNLKAHLKIHIADGPLKCRECGKQFTTSGNLKRHLRIHSGEKPYVCIHCQRQFADPGALQRHVRIHTGEKPCQCVMCGKAFTQASSLIAHVRQHTGEKPYVCERCGKRSCPARPSHARRPARFVQSSQLANHIRHHDNIRPHKCSVCSKAFVNVGDLSKHIIIHTGEKPYLCDKCGRGFNRVDNLRSHVKTVHQGKAGIKILEPEEGGEVSVVTVDDMVTLATEALAATAVTQLTVVPVGAAVTADETEVLKAEISKAVKQVQEEDPNTHILYACDSCGDKFLDANSLAQHVRIHTAQALVMFQTDADFYQQYGPGGTWPAGQVLQAGELVFRPRDGADGQPALAETPPTAPECPPPAE; translated from the exons ATGTACACGGCCAAGCTGAGCCTGAGCCCTGAGAACGTGGACGACGTGCTGGCTGTGGCCAGCTTCCTGCAGATGCAGGACATCGTCACGGCCTGCCACGCCCTCAAGTCCCTCGCCGAGCCCGCTGGCAGCCCCGGGGAGACTACGGTGGCCTCAGCCACGGAAG gaggagacaagagagcCAAAGAGGAAAAGGCGGCTGCTGCCGTGCTGAGCGAGCCGGACCCGGCCGGAAGCGGTCCACCCACGGGCCCAGACAGGGAGCCCAAGGAGGAGCGGGGCGGCCAGGCTGAGAGCACGGCCAGCG GTGCCGAGCAGACCGAGAAGGCCGACGCCCCCCGGGAGCCGCCCTCCGTGGAGCCCAAACCCGACCCCACGAGCAGCATGGCTGCTGCGGAGGCCGAGGCCGCCTTGTCGGAGAGCTCGGAGCAAG AAATGGAGGTGGAGCCGGCCAGGAAAGGAGAAGAGCAGGAAGATGAAGGCGCAGCGGCCGCCGAGGTCAAGGAAGAGGGGCCGCCGCTGGAGAAGGGGGAGCCCCCCGAGGAGAGCGAGGAGTCTGCCAGCACGGACTCGGGCCAGGAGCTGGGCACCGAGGCCCGGGGCCCGCGCTCGGGCACCTACGGCGACCGCACCGAGTCCAAGGCCTACGGCTCGGTCATCCACAAGTGCGAG GACTGCGGGAAGGAGTTCACGCACACGGGCAACTTCAAGCGGCACATCCGCAtccacacgggcgagaagccctTCTCGTGCCGGGAGTGCAGCAAGGCCTTCTCGGACCCGGCCGCCTGCAAGGCCCACGAGAAGACGCACAG CCCGCTGAAGCCGTACGGCTGCGAGGAGTGCGGCAAGAGCTACCGGCTCATCAGCCTGCTGAACCTGCACAAGAAGCGGCACTCGGGCGAGGCGCGCTACCGCTGCGGGGACTGCGGCAAGCTGTTCACCACGTCGGGCAACCTGAAGCGCCACCAGCTGGTGCACAGCGGCGAGAAGCCCTACCAGTGCGACTACTGCGGCCGCTCCTTCTCCGACCCCACCTCCAAGATGCGCCACCTGGAGACCCACGACACCGACAAGGAGCACAAGTGCCCGCACTGTGACAAGAAGTTCAACCAG GTGGGGAATCTGAAGGCCCACCTGAAGATCCACATCGCGGACGGGCCCCTCAAGTGCCGAGAGTGTGGGAAGCAGTTCACCACCTCAG GGAACCTCAAGCGGCACCTTCGGATCCACAGCGGGGAGAAGCCCTACGTGTGCATCCACTGCCAGCGGCAGTTCGCGGACCCCGGCGCTCTGCAGCGGCACGTCCGCATCCACACAg GCGAGAAGCCGTGCCAGTGCGTGATGTGCGGCAAGGCCTTCACCCAGGCCAGCTCCCTCATCGCGCACGTGCGCCAGCACACCGGCGAGAAGCCCTACGTCTGCGAGCGCTGCGGCAAGAGGTCCTGCCCCGCCCGTCCCTCCCATGCCCGGCGCCCTGCACG GTTCGTCCAGTCCAGCCAGTTGGCCAATCACATCCGCCACCATGACAACATCCGCCCTCACAAGTGCAGTGTGTGCAGCAAGGCCTTCGTGAACGTGGGGGACCTGTCAAAGCACATCATCATCCACACTG GAGAGAAGCCCTACCTGTGTGACAAGTGCGGTCGTGGCTTCAACCGCGTGGACAACCTGCGCTCCCACGTGAAGACCGTGCACCAGGGCAAGGCGGGCATCAAAATCCTGGAGCCAGAGGAGGGCGGGGAGGTCAGCGTGGTCACCGTGGATGACATGGTCACGCTGGCCACCGAAGCGCTGGCGGCAACCGCTGTCACTCAGCTCACAG TGGTGCCAGTGGGGGCCGCGGTGACCGCCGACGAGACGGAAGTCCTTAAGGCCGAGATCAGCAAAGCTGTGAAGCAAGTCCAGGAGGAAG ACCCCAACACCCACATCCTCTATGCCTGCGACTCCTGTGGGGACAAGTTCCTGGACGCTAACAGCCTCGCCCAGCACGTGCGGATCCACACGGCCCAGGCGCTGGTCATGTTCCAGACGGACGCGGACTTCTACCAGCAGTACGGGCCGGGCGGCACGTGGCCGGCCGGGCAGGTGCTGCAGGCCGGGGAGCTGGTCTTCCGCCCTCGGGACGGGGCCGACGGCCAGCCTGCTCTGGCGGAGacgccccccaccgcccctgaATGTCCACCGCCTGCTGAGTGA
- the ZBTB17 gene encoding zinc finger and BTB domain-containing protein 17 isoform X3 codes for MDFPQHSQHVLEQLNQQRQLGLLCDCTFVVDGVDFKAHKAVLAACSEYFKMLFVDQKDVVHLDISNAAGLGQVLEFMYTAKLSLSPENVDDVLAVASFLQMQDIVTACHALKSLAEPAGSPGETTVASATEGGDKRAKEEKAAAAVLSEPDPAGSGPPTGPDREPKEERGGQAESTASGAEQTEKADAPREPPSVEPKPDPTSSMAAAEAEAALSESSEQEMEVEPARKGEEQEDEGAAAAEVKEEGPPLEKGEPPEESEESASTDSGQELGTEARGPRSGTYGDRTESKAYGSVIHKCEDCGKEFTHTGNFKRHIRIHTGEKPFSCRECSKAFSDPAACKAHEKTHSPLKPYGCEECGKSYRLISLLNLHKKRHSGEARYRCGDCGKLFTTSGNLKRHQLVHSGEKPYQCDYCGRSFSDPTSKMRHLETHDTDKEHKCPHCDKKFNQVGNLKAHLKIHIADGPLKCRECGKQFTTSGNLKRHLRIHSGEKPYVCIHCQRQFADPGALQRHVRIHTGEKPCQCVMCGKAFTQASSLIAHVRQHTGEKPYVCERCGKRSCPARPSHARRPARFVQSSQLANHIRHHDNIRPHKCSVCSKAFVNVGDLSKHIIIHTGEKPYLCDKCGRGFNRVDNLRSHVKTVHQGKAGIKILEPEEGGEVSVVTVDDMVTLATEALAATAVTQLTVVPVGAAVTADETEVLKAEISKAVKQVQEEDPNTHILYACDSCGDKFLDANSLAQHVRIHTAQALVMFQTDADFYQQYGPGGTWPAGQVLQAGELVFRPRDGADGQPALAETPPTAPECPPPAE; via the exons ATGGACTTTCCCCAGCACAGCCAGCACGTCTTGGAGCAGCTGAACCAGCAGCGGCAGCTGGGGCTTCTGTGTGACTGCACTTTTGTGGTGGACGGTGTTGACTTCAAGGCCCATAAAGCAGTGCTGGCGGCCTGCAGCGAGTACTTCAAGATGCTCTTCGTGGACCAGAAGGACGTGGTGCACCTGGACATCAGTAACGCGGCAG GCCTCGGGCAGGTGCTGGAGTTTATGTACACGGCCAAGCTGAGCCTGAGCCCTGAGAACGTGGACGACGTGCTGGCTGTGGCCAGCTTCCTGCAGATGCAGGACATCGTCACGGCCTGCCACGCCCTCAAGTCCCTCGCCGAGCCCGCTGGCAGCCCCGGGGAGACTACGGTGGCCTCAGCCACGGAAG gaggagacaagagagcCAAAGAGGAAAAGGCGGCTGCTGCCGTGCTGAGCGAGCCGGACCCGGCCGGAAGCGGTCCACCCACGGGCCCAGACAGGGAGCCCAAGGAGGAGCGGGGCGGCCAGGCTGAGAGCACGGCCAGCG GTGCCGAGCAGACCGAGAAGGCCGACGCCCCCCGGGAGCCGCCCTCCGTGGAGCCCAAACCCGACCCCACGAGCAGCATGGCTGCTGCGGAGGCCGAGGCCGCCTTGTCGGAGAGCTCGGAGCAAG AAATGGAGGTGGAGCCGGCCAGGAAAGGAGAAGAGCAGGAAGATGAAGGCGCAGCGGCCGCCGAGGTCAAGGAAGAGGGGCCGCCGCTGGAGAAGGGGGAGCCCCCCGAGGAGAGCGAGGAGTCTGCCAGCACGGACTCGGGCCAGGAGCTGGGCACCGAGGCCCGGGGCCCGCGCTCGGGCACCTACGGCGACCGCACCGAGTCCAAGGCCTACGGCTCGGTCATCCACAAGTGCGAG GACTGCGGGAAGGAGTTCACGCACACGGGCAACTTCAAGCGGCACATCCGCAtccacacgggcgagaagccctTCTCGTGCCGGGAGTGCAGCAAGGCCTTCTCGGACCCGGCCGCCTGCAAGGCCCACGAGAAGACGCACAG CCCGCTGAAGCCGTACGGCTGCGAGGAGTGCGGCAAGAGCTACCGGCTCATCAGCCTGCTGAACCTGCACAAGAAGCGGCACTCGGGCGAGGCGCGCTACCGCTGCGGGGACTGCGGCAAGCTGTTCACCACGTCGGGCAACCTGAAGCGCCACCAGCTGGTGCACAGCGGCGAGAAGCCCTACCAGTGCGACTACTGCGGCCGCTCCTTCTCCGACCCCACCTCCAAGATGCGCCACCTGGAGACCCACGACACCGACAAGGAGCACAAGTGCCCGCACTGTGACAAGAAGTTCAACCAG GTGGGGAATCTGAAGGCCCACCTGAAGATCCACATCGCGGACGGGCCCCTCAAGTGCCGAGAGTGTGGGAAGCAGTTCACCACCTCAG GGAACCTCAAGCGGCACCTTCGGATCCACAGCGGGGAGAAGCCCTACGTGTGCATCCACTGCCAGCGGCAGTTCGCGGACCCCGGCGCTCTGCAGCGGCACGTCCGCATCCACACAg GCGAGAAGCCGTGCCAGTGCGTGATGTGCGGCAAGGCCTTCACCCAGGCCAGCTCCCTCATCGCGCACGTGCGCCAGCACACCGGCGAGAAGCCCTACGTCTGCGAGCGCTGCGGCAAGAGGTCCTGCCCCGCCCGTCCCTCCCATGCCCGGCGCCCTGCACG GTTCGTCCAGTCCAGCCAGTTGGCCAATCACATCCGCCACCATGACAACATCCGCCCTCACAAGTGCAGTGTGTGCAGCAAGGCCTTCGTGAACGTGGGGGACCTGTCAAAGCACATCATCATCCACACTG GAGAGAAGCCCTACCTGTGTGACAAGTGCGGTCGTGGCTTCAACCGCGTGGACAACCTGCGCTCCCACGTGAAGACCGTGCACCAGGGCAAGGCGGGCATCAAAATCCTGGAGCCAGAGGAGGGCGGGGAGGTCAGCGTGGTCACCGTGGATGACATGGTCACGCTGGCCACCGAAGCGCTGGCGGCAACCGCTGTCACTCAGCTCACAG TGGTGCCAGTGGGGGCCGCGGTGACCGCCGACGAGACGGAAGTCCTTAAGGCCGAGATCAGCAAAGCTGTGAAGCAAGTCCAGGAGGAAG ACCCCAACACCCACATCCTCTATGCCTGCGACTCCTGTGGGGACAAGTTCCTGGACGCTAACAGCCTCGCCCAGCACGTGCGGATCCACACGGCCCAGGCGCTGGTCATGTTCCAGACGGACGCGGACTTCTACCAGCAGTACGGGCCGGGCGGCACGTGGCCGGCCGGGCAGGTGCTGCAGGCCGGGGAGCTGGTCTTCCGCCCTCGGGACGGGGCCGACGGCCAGCCTGCTCTGGCGGAGacgccccccaccgcccctgaATGTCCACCGCCTGCTGAGTGA
- the ZBTB17 gene encoding zinc finger and BTB domain-containing protein 17 isoform X1, which yields MPGDETSVTCAWQNGKTMDFPQHSQHVLEQLNQQRQLGLLCDCTFVVDGVDFKAHKAVLAACSEYFKMLFVDQKDVVHLDISNAAGLGQVLEFMYTAKLSLSPENVDDVLAVASFLQMQDIVTACHALKSLAEPAGSPGETTVASATEGGDKRAKEEKAAAAVLSEPDPAGSGPPTGPDREPKEERGGQAESTASGAEQTEKADAPREPPSVEPKPDPTSSMAAAEAEAALSESSEQEMEVEPARKGEEQEDEGAAAAEVKEEGPPLEKGEPPEESEESASTDSGQELGTEARGPRSGTYGDRTESKAYGSVIHKCEDCGKEFTHTGNFKRHIRIHTGEKPFSCRECSKAFSDPAACKAHEKTHSPLKPYGCEECGKSYRLISLLNLHKKRHSGEARYRCGDCGKLFTTSGNLKRHQLVHSGEKPYQCDYCGRSFSDPTSKMRHLETHDTDKEHKCPHCDKKFNQVGNLKAHLKIHIADGPLKCRECGKQFTTSGNLKRHLRIHSGEKPYVCIHCQRQFADPGALQRHVRIHTGEKPCQCVMCGKAFTQASSLIAHVRQHTGEKPYVCERCGKRSCPARPSHARRPARFVQSSQLANHIRHHDNIRPHKCSVCSKAFVNVGDLSKHIIIHTGEKPYLCDKCGRGFNRVDNLRSHVKTVHQGKAGIKILEPEEGGEVSVVTVDDMVTLATEALAATAVTQLTVVPVGAAVTADETEVLKAEISKAVKQVQEEDPNTHILYACDSCGDKFLDANSLAQHVRIHTAQALVMFQTDADFYQQYGPGGTWPAGQVLQAGELVFRPRDGADGQPALAETPPTAPECPPPAE from the exons ATGCCGGGTGATGAGACATCTGTCACCTGTGCGTGGCAGAATGGGAAAA CCATGGACTTTCCCCAGCACAGCCAGCACGTCTTGGAGCAGCTGAACCAGCAGCGGCAGCTGGGGCTTCTGTGTGACTGCACTTTTGTGGTGGACGGTGTTGACTTCAAGGCCCATAAAGCAGTGCTGGCGGCCTGCAGCGAGTACTTCAAGATGCTCTTCGTGGACCAGAAGGACGTGGTGCACCTGGACATCAGTAACGCGGCAG GCCTCGGGCAGGTGCTGGAGTTTATGTACACGGCCAAGCTGAGCCTGAGCCCTGAGAACGTGGACGACGTGCTGGCTGTGGCCAGCTTCCTGCAGATGCAGGACATCGTCACGGCCTGCCACGCCCTCAAGTCCCTCGCCGAGCCCGCTGGCAGCCCCGGGGAGACTACGGTGGCCTCAGCCACGGAAG gaggagacaagagagcCAAAGAGGAAAAGGCGGCTGCTGCCGTGCTGAGCGAGCCGGACCCGGCCGGAAGCGGTCCACCCACGGGCCCAGACAGGGAGCCCAAGGAGGAGCGGGGCGGCCAGGCTGAGAGCACGGCCAGCG GTGCCGAGCAGACCGAGAAGGCCGACGCCCCCCGGGAGCCGCCCTCCGTGGAGCCCAAACCCGACCCCACGAGCAGCATGGCTGCTGCGGAGGCCGAGGCCGCCTTGTCGGAGAGCTCGGAGCAAG AAATGGAGGTGGAGCCGGCCAGGAAAGGAGAAGAGCAGGAAGATGAAGGCGCAGCGGCCGCCGAGGTCAAGGAAGAGGGGCCGCCGCTGGAGAAGGGGGAGCCCCCCGAGGAGAGCGAGGAGTCTGCCAGCACGGACTCGGGCCAGGAGCTGGGCACCGAGGCCCGGGGCCCGCGCTCGGGCACCTACGGCGACCGCACCGAGTCCAAGGCCTACGGCTCGGTCATCCACAAGTGCGAG GACTGCGGGAAGGAGTTCACGCACACGGGCAACTTCAAGCGGCACATCCGCAtccacacgggcgagaagccctTCTCGTGCCGGGAGTGCAGCAAGGCCTTCTCGGACCCGGCCGCCTGCAAGGCCCACGAGAAGACGCACAG CCCGCTGAAGCCGTACGGCTGCGAGGAGTGCGGCAAGAGCTACCGGCTCATCAGCCTGCTGAACCTGCACAAGAAGCGGCACTCGGGCGAGGCGCGCTACCGCTGCGGGGACTGCGGCAAGCTGTTCACCACGTCGGGCAACCTGAAGCGCCACCAGCTGGTGCACAGCGGCGAGAAGCCCTACCAGTGCGACTACTGCGGCCGCTCCTTCTCCGACCCCACCTCCAAGATGCGCCACCTGGAGACCCACGACACCGACAAGGAGCACAAGTGCCCGCACTGTGACAAGAAGTTCAACCAG GTGGGGAATCTGAAGGCCCACCTGAAGATCCACATCGCGGACGGGCCCCTCAAGTGCCGAGAGTGTGGGAAGCAGTTCACCACCTCAG GGAACCTCAAGCGGCACCTTCGGATCCACAGCGGGGAGAAGCCCTACGTGTGCATCCACTGCCAGCGGCAGTTCGCGGACCCCGGCGCTCTGCAGCGGCACGTCCGCATCCACACAg GCGAGAAGCCGTGCCAGTGCGTGATGTGCGGCAAGGCCTTCACCCAGGCCAGCTCCCTCATCGCGCACGTGCGCCAGCACACCGGCGAGAAGCCCTACGTCTGCGAGCGCTGCGGCAAGAGGTCCTGCCCCGCCCGTCCCTCCCATGCCCGGCGCCCTGCACG GTTCGTCCAGTCCAGCCAGTTGGCCAATCACATCCGCCACCATGACAACATCCGCCCTCACAAGTGCAGTGTGTGCAGCAAGGCCTTCGTGAACGTGGGGGACCTGTCAAAGCACATCATCATCCACACTG GAGAGAAGCCCTACCTGTGTGACAAGTGCGGTCGTGGCTTCAACCGCGTGGACAACCTGCGCTCCCACGTGAAGACCGTGCACCAGGGCAAGGCGGGCATCAAAATCCTGGAGCCAGAGGAGGGCGGGGAGGTCAGCGTGGTCACCGTGGATGACATGGTCACGCTGGCCACCGAAGCGCTGGCGGCAACCGCTGTCACTCAGCTCACAG TGGTGCCAGTGGGGGCCGCGGTGACCGCCGACGAGACGGAAGTCCTTAAGGCCGAGATCAGCAAAGCTGTGAAGCAAGTCCAGGAGGAAG ACCCCAACACCCACATCCTCTATGCCTGCGACTCCTGTGGGGACAAGTTCCTGGACGCTAACAGCCTCGCCCAGCACGTGCGGATCCACACGGCCCAGGCGCTGGTCATGTTCCAGACGGACGCGGACTTCTACCAGCAGTACGGGCCGGGCGGCACGTGGCCGGCCGGGCAGGTGCTGCAGGCCGGGGAGCTGGTCTTCCGCCCTCGGGACGGGGCCGACGGCCAGCCTGCTCTGGCGGAGacgccccccaccgcccctgaATGTCCACCGCCTGCTGAGTGA
- the ZBTB17 gene encoding zinc finger and BTB domain-containing protein 17 isoform X2, producing MPGDETSVTCAWQNGKTMDFPQHSQHVLEQLNQQRQLGLLCDCTFVVDGVDFKAHKAVLAACSEYFKMLFVDQKDVVHLDISNAAGLGQVLEFMYTAKLSLSPENVDDVLAVASFLQMQDIVTACHALKSLAEPAGSPGETTVASATEGGDKRAKEEKAAAAVLSEPDPAGSGPPTGPDREPKEERGGQAESTASGAEQTEKADAPREPPSVEPKPDPTSSMAAAEAEAALSESSEQEMEVEPARKGEEQEDEGAAAAEVKEEGPPLEKGEPPEESEESASTDSGQELGTEARGPRSGTYGDRTESKAYGSVIHKCEDCGKEFTHTGNFKRHIRIHTGEKPFSCRECSKAFSDPAACKAHEKTHSPLKPYGCEECGKSYRLISLLNLHKKRHSGEARYRCGDCGKLFTTSGNLKRHQLVHSGEKPYQCDYCGRSFSDPTSKMRHLETHDTDKEHKCPHCDKKFNQVGNLKAHLKIHIADGPLKCRECGKQFTTSGNLKRHLRIHSGEKPYVCIHCQRQFADPGALQRHVRIHTGEKPCQCVMCGKAFTQASSLIAHVRQHTGEKPYVCERCGKRFVQSSQLANHIRHHDNIRPHKCSVCSKAFVNVGDLSKHIIIHTGEKPYLCDKCGRGFNRVDNLRSHVKTVHQGKAGIKILEPEEGGEVSVVTVDDMVTLATEALAATAVTQLTVVPVGAAVTADETEVLKAEISKAVKQVQEEDPNTHILYACDSCGDKFLDANSLAQHVRIHTAQALVMFQTDADFYQQYGPGGTWPAGQVLQAGELVFRPRDGADGQPALAETPPTAPECPPPAE from the exons ATGCCGGGTGATGAGACATCTGTCACCTGTGCGTGGCAGAATGGGAAAA CCATGGACTTTCCCCAGCACAGCCAGCACGTCTTGGAGCAGCTGAACCAGCAGCGGCAGCTGGGGCTTCTGTGTGACTGCACTTTTGTGGTGGACGGTGTTGACTTCAAGGCCCATAAAGCAGTGCTGGCGGCCTGCAGCGAGTACTTCAAGATGCTCTTCGTGGACCAGAAGGACGTGGTGCACCTGGACATCAGTAACGCGGCAG GCCTCGGGCAGGTGCTGGAGTTTATGTACACGGCCAAGCTGAGCCTGAGCCCTGAGAACGTGGACGACGTGCTGGCTGTGGCCAGCTTCCTGCAGATGCAGGACATCGTCACGGCCTGCCACGCCCTCAAGTCCCTCGCCGAGCCCGCTGGCAGCCCCGGGGAGACTACGGTGGCCTCAGCCACGGAAG gaggagacaagagagcCAAAGAGGAAAAGGCGGCTGCTGCCGTGCTGAGCGAGCCGGACCCGGCCGGAAGCGGTCCACCCACGGGCCCAGACAGGGAGCCCAAGGAGGAGCGGGGCGGCCAGGCTGAGAGCACGGCCAGCG GTGCCGAGCAGACCGAGAAGGCCGACGCCCCCCGGGAGCCGCCCTCCGTGGAGCCCAAACCCGACCCCACGAGCAGCATGGCTGCTGCGGAGGCCGAGGCCGCCTTGTCGGAGAGCTCGGAGCAAG AAATGGAGGTGGAGCCGGCCAGGAAAGGAGAAGAGCAGGAAGATGAAGGCGCAGCGGCCGCCGAGGTCAAGGAAGAGGGGCCGCCGCTGGAGAAGGGGGAGCCCCCCGAGGAGAGCGAGGAGTCTGCCAGCACGGACTCGGGCCAGGAGCTGGGCACCGAGGCCCGGGGCCCGCGCTCGGGCACCTACGGCGACCGCACCGAGTCCAAGGCCTACGGCTCGGTCATCCACAAGTGCGAG GACTGCGGGAAGGAGTTCACGCACACGGGCAACTTCAAGCGGCACATCCGCAtccacacgggcgagaagccctTCTCGTGCCGGGAGTGCAGCAAGGCCTTCTCGGACCCGGCCGCCTGCAAGGCCCACGAGAAGACGCACAG CCCGCTGAAGCCGTACGGCTGCGAGGAGTGCGGCAAGAGCTACCGGCTCATCAGCCTGCTGAACCTGCACAAGAAGCGGCACTCGGGCGAGGCGCGCTACCGCTGCGGGGACTGCGGCAAGCTGTTCACCACGTCGGGCAACCTGAAGCGCCACCAGCTGGTGCACAGCGGCGAGAAGCCCTACCAGTGCGACTACTGCGGCCGCTCCTTCTCCGACCCCACCTCCAAGATGCGCCACCTGGAGACCCACGACACCGACAAGGAGCACAAGTGCCCGCACTGTGACAAGAAGTTCAACCAG GTGGGGAATCTGAAGGCCCACCTGAAGATCCACATCGCGGACGGGCCCCTCAAGTGCCGAGAGTGTGGGAAGCAGTTCACCACCTCAG GGAACCTCAAGCGGCACCTTCGGATCCACAGCGGGGAGAAGCCCTACGTGTGCATCCACTGCCAGCGGCAGTTCGCGGACCCCGGCGCTCTGCAGCGGCACGTCCGCATCCACACAg GCGAGAAGCCGTGCCAGTGCGTGATGTGCGGCAAGGCCTTCACCCAGGCCAGCTCCCTCATCGCGCACGTGCGCCAGCACACCGGCGAGAAGCCCTACGTCTGCGAGCGCTGCGGCAAGAG GTTCGTCCAGTCCAGCCAGTTGGCCAATCACATCCGCCACCATGACAACATCCGCCCTCACAAGTGCAGTGTGTGCAGCAAGGCCTTCGTGAACGTGGGGGACCTGTCAAAGCACATCATCATCCACACTG GAGAGAAGCCCTACCTGTGTGACAAGTGCGGTCGTGGCTTCAACCGCGTGGACAACCTGCGCTCCCACGTGAAGACCGTGCACCAGGGCAAGGCGGGCATCAAAATCCTGGAGCCAGAGGAGGGCGGGGAGGTCAGCGTGGTCACCGTGGATGACATGGTCACGCTGGCCACCGAAGCGCTGGCGGCAACCGCTGTCACTCAGCTCACAG TGGTGCCAGTGGGGGCCGCGGTGACCGCCGACGAGACGGAAGTCCTTAAGGCCGAGATCAGCAAAGCTGTGAAGCAAGTCCAGGAGGAAG ACCCCAACACCCACATCCTCTATGCCTGCGACTCCTGTGGGGACAAGTTCCTGGACGCTAACAGCCTCGCCCAGCACGTGCGGATCCACACGGCCCAGGCGCTGGTCATGTTCCAGACGGACGCGGACTTCTACCAGCAGTACGGGCCGGGCGGCACGTGGCCGGCCGGGCAGGTGCTGCAGGCCGGGGAGCTGGTCTTCCGCCCTCGGGACGGGGCCGACGGCCAGCCTGCTCTGGCGGAGacgccccccaccgcccctgaATGTCCACCGCCTGCTGAGTGA